The Primulina tabacum isolate GXHZ01 chromosome 7, ASM2559414v2, whole genome shotgun sequence genome includes a window with the following:
- the LOC142552010 gene encoding zinc finger BED domain-containing protein DAYSLEEPER-like produces the protein MEVETRKPVLNYVPVTMKPRDIDSKLQLDMIEIQPDIRETPPNNFEAQPPRCGKKKSIVWEHFTMETAPDGCKRAYCNICKQSFAHSTGSKVAGTSNLKRHIAKGTCSVGLFNEEKNQSTPNSALSKTSCYSATPKQRYQTASVPDIVINSDHIRRELASMITMHEYPIHMVEHSGFVAFTRNIQPRFDSASFNTVQGDCVAIYLREKQNIQKVIDRMSGRVCLMLDLWSSCRNIGYMFVTGQFIDGDWKLQRKLLNVIMEPYQDSDTAFSHSVAACLSDWNMDGKLFSVTINQPLSNFSVDKLRTMLCVRKPLLLHGQLLAQNCLARFLSSMVQDALTSLQGTVKKVRDCVKYVKISELHGDKFLDLKQQLQVPSAMSLAVDDQTKWNTTYAMLLAALELREIFTCLDTLDPDYKNFPSMEDWKDIETLCTCIKPLFETANLLATGESLTTNLFFHEVWKIQMELAHAATIEDPLIITLTKSMQEKFENYWNSSWIVLAIAVVMDPRFKMKLVEFSFSKNYGEEAAVYIKTIEDGIHELFLEYVSLPLPLTPAYVEEANEITVKLEDPHGIGISSNGLALTEFDVYIMETSSQQSKSELDQYLKESLLPRVGEFDVLVWWKVNCMKYPTLSKMACDILSISVCTVPASSVFDTKNKEMDSYRSSLRPETVEALICAKNWLESQQKAETLAPLVKMEVPA, from the coding sequence ATGGAGGTGGAGACCAGGAAACCTGTCCTGAATTACGTGCCAGTCACTATGAAACCACGGGACATTGATTCCAAATTACAGCTCGACATGATAGAGATTCAACCTGACATCAGAGAGACACCCCCGAATAATTTTGAAGCACAACCTCCAAGATGTGGAAAAAAGAAGTCTATCGTTTGGGAACACTTCACTATGGAAACAGCCCCTGATGGTTGCAAAAGGGCATATTGTAACATATGCAAACAATCGTTTGCACACAGTACGGGGTCTAAGGTAGCTGGAACAAGTAATCTGAAACGTCATATTGCCAAAGGAACTTGTTCAGTTGGCCTATTTAATGAGGAGAAAAACCAGTCAACCCCGAATAGTGCACTTTCAAAGACCAGCTGTTATTCTGCAACCCCAAAGCAACGCTACCAAACAGCCAGTGTTCCTGACATAGTAATCAATTCTGATCATATTCGACGCGAGCTTGCTAGTATGATTACTATGCATGAGTACCCGATCCACATGGTGGAGCATTCTGGTTTTGTGGCATTTACTCGGAATATACAGCCTCGATTTGATTCAGCGAGCTTCAATACGGTTCAAGGTGATTGTGTGGCAATTTATCTAAGGGAAAAGCAGAACATCCAAAAGGTGATTGACAGGATGTCAGGGCGTGTTTGCCTTATGCTGGATTTATGGTCATCATGCCGAAATATTGGTTACATGTTTGTGACTGGGCAATTCATTGATGGTGATTGGAAGCTTCAAAGGAAACTTCTTAATGTTATAATGGAACCATATCAAGATTCAGACACGGCTTTCAGCCACTCTGTTGCTGCATGCCTATCCGACTGGAATATGGACGGCAAATTATTTTCGGTAACTATCAATCAACCGTTGAGCAATTTTTCAGTTGATAAATTGAGAACTATGCTCTGTGTTAGGAAACCCTTATTGCTTCATGGCCAGTTGTTGGCTCAAAATTGCCTTGCTCGTTTTTTAAGCAGCATGGTCCAAGATGCTTTAACTTCTCTGCAAGGCACGGTGAAGAAAGTTCGGGACTGTGTGAAGTACGTGAAAATTTCAGAATTGCACGGGGACAAGTTTCTTGATCTCAAGCAACAGCTTCAAGTGCCTAGTGCCATGTCTCTTGCTGTTGACGACCAAACAAAATGGAACACAACTTACGCAATGCTGTTGGCCGCTTTAGAATTAAGGGAAATCTTCACTTGCTTGGATACTTTGGACCCCGATTACAAGAACTTCCCGTCTATGGAAGATTGGAAGGATATAGAGACTCTCTGTACTTGTATAAAGCCACTCTTTGAAACTGCAAATCTTCTTGCCACGGGAGAAAGTCTCACAACAAACTTGTTCTTCCATGAAGTTTGGAAGATTCAAATGGAGTTGGCACATGCAGCTACAATTGAAGATCCGCTCATCATTACCCTTACAAAATCAATGCAAGAGAAATTTGAGAATTACTGGAACAGCAGCTGGATTGTTCTAGCAATAGCAGTAGTTATGGATCCCAGGTTCAAAATGAAGCTAGTCGAGTTtagtttttcaaaaaattatggTGAAGAGGCTGCCGTTTATATAAAAACTATTGAGGACGGTATCCACGAGCTTTTTCTTGAATATGTCTCTCTTCCTCTGCCTCTTACGCCTGCTTATGTTGAAGAAGCAAATGAGATTACAGTCAAACTAGAGGATCCTCATGGAATTGGAATCTCAAGTAACGGTCTCGCTCTTACAGAATTTGATGTTTATATCATGGAAACGTCTAGCCAGCAGTCAAAGTCCGAGTTGGATCAGTATTTGAAGGAGTCCCTTTTGCCGCGTGTCGGTGAATTTGATGTTTTAGTCTGGTGGAAAGTGAACTGTATGAAATACCCTACTCTTTCAAAAATGGCTTGTGATATCTTGTCTATATCCGTTTGTACTGTTCCTGCCTCTTCAGTATTTGATACTAAGAACAAGGAGATGGATAGTTACAGAAGTTCTTTACGACCTGAGACAGTGGAGGCTCTTATATGTGCAAAGAATTGGCTTGAATCGCAGcagaaagctgaaact